DNA from Fibrobacter sp. UWB15:
CCGCAGTCACGAATATTTCCCGCGTCTTTCTCCCGATGGCAAGTGGCTTGTCTGGGGTGCAACCGACAAGGGCCATGACCACGACTTGTTCGACTACGAACTCTATATCTGGAAGATTGGCGAACCAGTGGAATCGGCAACCCGCATTACTTATCACAGCGGTAACGACCGCTGGCCGGACATTTGGCTCGGCAAGGTTCCCGTGAAGGAATCTGCTGCGCCTGTTGCAAAGGCTGCCGCTGCGACCGCCGCAAGCATGCCCGCCGCTGTTGCCGGTGGTGTGAGCGAAGCCAAGATGGATGAACTTATTCAGGCCATTGACCGCTTGACGGACGCCGTAAAGAATTTGGCAAAATAATCTAGTCCTCGCAAAGTTCTTGCCTGCTCGCTATCCGGGAGTTACCGGAACCGCTCGCTTGTCAAGAACACTTTGCTCGGATTATTGCTTGCTGTTGTTATCCGAACGAATCTTAAAGCACATGATGGCAAAGGCCCCGGCGACGTTCATGCTCGCCTTGCGGCCAGCCATCGGAATAGTCACCTTCATAGTCGCCTCCGCCATGAGCTCGGGGGCGATTCCTAATTCTTCGTTGCCGAGAATGATGAGGCCTTTTTCGGGCCATTTGACATCGTTGATGCTTGGAATGTCTTCGCCGGTTTCAAGGGCGATGATTTCATAACCGTTTTCCTTGTGCCACTTCACACAGTCGAAGGGCGATTCCCAGCGCTTGATGGGGATCCATTCCTGACAGCCGCGGGCGGCGCTCTTGACCGTCACGTGGTCGGGCCCGCAGCTGTAGCCGCTCAGGTGGACTCCTTCGAGCCCGAAGCAGTCCGTGCTGCGAATGATGGAGCCGACATTGAAGGCGCTGCGCAGGTTATGTACCAGTACGGCGAACGGGAGCGGGGCTTCGTTTGCGACTTCGCGGTCCCCCGGCTCTTGTTCCAGGTAAACGTCGCGTTCGAACCCGAGGCCCGCTCGTGTGCGGAAAGTCTTGTACAGGTCGATCATCTGGGCTTGATTTTTTCCGGTAAGGCGCTCGCTTTCGGGGAGCTTCATCCATTCGGCGTAAGTCTCGAATTCACGTTTGGCGCGGGGCACGTCGTCGCCCAGCTGCAAAATGATGACACGCAAAAGTTCGGCCATGCGCTTGGCCTTGGAGGTCTCTTTGGTAGCGAGGAATTTCTTTTCGGAAAACATGGCCATAATGTAGAAAAATGTATATTGTAAATGTGAAGAATATTGTTTGCTTATTGTTGGTTCTTTTCTTTTGCCTTTGGGGCATGGGTTGCTCGAATTCTGAATCGTTTTCTTCTGCACAAGAAAATACAATGCAAGATGTCCTTGCGCAGAATGGCTTTGTGCTTGTCCGTGCAAGCGGCAATCCGGTGACGCTTGGAACAGATGATGAATCGGCTTCGGTGAAAGATCGCCCTTCAATGGTCGCTAACTTCGATTATGATTTCTGGATGGGCAAACATGAGGTGACTTGTGGCGAGATGGGACTAGATTGCGACGATTCCTTGCCGGCAACGGATGTGACTTATTTTGATGCGGTATTGTACGCGAATAAATTGAGCAAAGCCGAAGGTTTCGATACGGCATATACTTATTCGAAGGCGACCTTCGATGAAAACGGAGCCTGTACGGGATTGGAAAGTTTGCTTTTCTGGTCGTCCAAGGAAGCGTTCCGTTTACCTACGGAAGCGGAATGGGCGTATGCGGCAAATCAAGGCTGGAATCCTGACGGTTCCTGGAATTCAAATAACTCGGGATTCAAACTTCACCATGTTTGCTCTTCGTATGTAAATAAACTCGGCTTGTGCGATATGGCTGGAAACGCAAAGGAATGGGTCGAAGACGCTCTTGTGCCGTTTGTTTCCATGGAAATTCTTGACTATATCGGCGTGCAAGGGAATAGCCTGTTAGATGAACGAGTTGTAAAGGGCGGAAGCTATCGGGATGGCCCTTCCGATATGAAAATTTTCAAGCGCGGCGATATCTATACGGTTACCTCGTCATCGAAGGCGGACTATATCGGCTTTAGGCTTGCGTTTGGCGCTATCCTGAATCCCGGCAAGCTTGATAATGAAGGCCACATGAACAGTGCGGCGGTCTCGATTCTGGCGCAGTCTAAAGATGTGAATCACTTTAATGCGGGCCTCCGTTCGAAACTCGTGTTCCGTAACGATGTGACCCATTCGCTGACGTATCTGTATTACCCGGCCGTCGGTGCGCCGATAACGGCGAACTTGAATTTTGGCATTTCCGCTTACCATCCGGATATTTCGCCTGATGGAAATTGGCTTGCGTTCTGCACGGGGCTAGAAGGTGTCTCTGGACAATCGAAGGTGTATGTGTACCCGCTCGATGGTGGCGATCTTGTGGAATTGAATGTGGAGCAAGCGGCGATCCCGCGGTGGCGCGTGCTTCCGGGCGGTGATACCGTATTGGTGTATGTGACGAATGCCGGCAACAACAAGATTGATTCGACCTTCTTTGCCTCTAGCACTTGGCAGGTGAAGTTCGCAAATGGCAAGTTCGGTACTTCGGAAAAACTTTTTGATGGCGCTTATCATGGTGGCGTTTCTGAAAACGATGAATTGGCCGTGACGGGTGCAAGGCTGTTGCGCTCTCGCGTTAAAGGCGAAGATGGAATTTGGTACAATGGCGAACAGGCTTGCAATGTGTCTTTGAGTAGGGGAGGCGCGGATCGCACTTTGTTCCTTGATTTTGCAAGCAAGAGTGGGAAGGCTTTTGTCGGAAGTGCTTATGGTGTGCATGAACGCGCTTTTGTGGCAGATAGTGACGGCAAAATGGTGCTGTCTGTCGCTGCTCCGGAAGGCTATGCATTCGACCATACAGAATGGGTGCTTGGCTCGGATTCCGTGTTCGTGGCAACGCTGACAAATGCAAATGGCGCTCACAAGAAAGTGGTCTTGGTAAATGCGTACACGGGAGAAATCCTCGACCTTGCCGAAGGTGATGAACTTTGGCATCCGGTAATGTGGCGCGATATTGCAGGTCGCGATTCCCTTGATCCGCTGCTGGATTTGGACAGTGCCGGTGTTTACTATACTGCAGGAGCCCCCTTCTTTGTGCTGGAACTGCGTGTGCAGATGGAAAATTTCTGGAAAATGCGCGATTCTGTCACGGCAGTTGCACTCGGGAGTTCACGTACGATGTATGGTGTTCATGCTCCGTGGGTGAAATCGCAGAAACTGTTGAATATGGCTTTTTCTTCGGGTGACATTTATGGAATCGATTACCTTGCCCGAAATTACGCCCTGCAACATTTGCCCAAGCTCAAGTATCTCGTGCTTGAAACATCGATTGACTTTTTGTGGGTGACTGAGGCCGCCTCTTGGCAAATCGTATTCGCAAGTGTTCCGGGTTACCGCTACGATGAATCGCATGATTTCTGGAAAGATGGCGTGCCGAAGGGTCTTGAAAAACTTGTAAGCGGTGTTCCTAAGCCGCAGTCAGAAATGACAAGTCCCGCCAAGTTAGGGGAGTTCCTGTTGCCCGCAAATGGATGGGGCTCACCGAACGTGATGCACGATACGACATTCATGCGTGCAACGGATCCGATTGTGGTGAACAATCTGGAAAAGTATAGGAACTTGGTGAAATTGGCGAAGAGCCAGGGTGTGACAGTCGTGTTTTTGATTCCTCCGCAGAACCCGGAATACGCCAAGACGGGATCGTTCGGAATCTATGGTGCTCTTCGCTCCGATGTGCAGAAAATTATAGACGAACTTTCGTCGATGGGGGCGGTCGTTTTTGATGAAAATAACATGGGAAAACACGCCTATACAGACGACATGGCATTCAATGAGGACCACCTGAGTAAGAAGGGTGCGGAAAGGCTTTCTGCACGTCTCGATTCGCTGTTTGTTGACCTCCAAAAATAGCCCGTTTTTCGTTATTTTTTCTATCTTTTATCTTACATGCAAGACTACCCGAAGACACGTGTCCTCATCGCAAACGATGATGGAATCCAAAGTGGCTATATGCTCGCTTTGGCGTGTGCGCTCGTCCCTTATGCGGACGTGTGCGTTTTTGCGCCCGAAGTGGAGCAGAGCGGGGTAGGGCACGCCTTTACAGTTCGGCGTGGGCTTTCGGTCAAAAAAGTGGAAAGCGCAGAAAATTCGGCCATCGAGGCGTATTCCATGTCGGGAACTCCGGCCGATTGCGTCAAGTTTGCGTTAGGCCATTTTGCTACCCACGGGCTTACTACCGAGGGGGCCGGTCCGGGTGCTTTTGACGTGTGTTTTTCGGGTGTGAATCTCGGCGAAAATTCGGGCGTATCGTCGCTTTATTCGGGCACGGTCGCAGGAGCTCGTGAAGCGGCTCTTTGGGGTGTGCCGGGCATTGCGCTTTCGCTCCGAGGCACAACCGCCAACATGCTCGAAACGGCGAAGGAATTTGCCGTGAAGGTGGTTAAAAACCGCCTGTTTGAACGGATTCCCGTGGGCGTATTCTGGAACGTGAATTTTCCAAAGGCTACCGCCGAAACCTTTAAAGGGTTCAAGGCGACCAGGATGGCCCTTGGAATGTTTACGGACCACTACACCCATGAAAATGGACTGTGGCAACTGGATGGCGATAAACTGTGGGACGAACAGCCCAAGGATAGCGATGACTATCTGTTGAATCAGGGCTATGCGACGATTACGCCCCACCGCATCGACCAGACCGACGAAGAAAGTTTAGAAGTAATAAATGAAATGATAGAGGAAAACTAATGTCAGAAGAATTGGTACCAGGTTCGCAAATCAGGTCCTTGATTGAAAAGGACATGCAGGATTGCTACTTGCGCTATTCCATGAGCGTGATTGTGGCTCGTGCACTCCCTGATGCGCGTGACGGCTTTAAGCCGGTGCACCGCCGCGTGATGTACAGTATGCATAAGCTCGGCGTGGTGCCGAACAAGCCGACGGTGAAGTCCGCCCGTATCGTGGGTGACGTGATCGGTAAGTACCACCCGCATGGCGACTCCGCCGTGTACGAAACTTTGGTGCGTATGGCGCAGGACTTCTCGCTGCGCTACCCGCTGGTGTTCGGTCAGGGTAACTTCGGTTCTATCGACGGCGACGGCGCAGCCGCTATGCGTTACACCGAAGCCAAGATGAACAACATGGGCGCCCTCATGCTGGAAGACTTGGAAAAAGATACCGTGGACATGGGCCCGAACTTCGATGAATCTTTGGAAGAACCGAAGGTGCTGCCCTCCGCGCTCCCGAACATGCTCGTGAACGGTACCACGGGTATTGCCGTGGGTATGGCGACTTCCATGGCTCCGCATAACCTCCGCGAAATTGCAAACGCCATTCATGCGGTGGCTGAAAATCCGGATATCTCCGGCGAAGACCTTTTGCAGTATGTGTCCGGTCCGGACTTCCCGACGGGTGGCGTGATTTGCGGCCGTGCGGGCATCCGTGATGCTTATTTGACGGGTCATGGCCGCGTGCGCGTGCGTGCCCGTACCGAAATCGATGTCGATAGCCGAGGCAAACCGCGCATTGTCGTCTCTGAAATTCCTTACATGGTCAACAAGGCCGAACTCTGCAAGAAGATTGCGGAACTCGTGAAGGATAAGCGCGTTGACGGCATTACCGACATTCGCGATGAATCTAGCCGCGAAGGTATGCGCATCGTGATCGAAATGCGCAAGGATGTGGTCGCCGAAGTCGTTTTGAATAATTTGTTCAAAAACACGCAGCTGCAGACCACCTTCAGCATTTATAACCTCGCTCTCGTCAACAACCTGCCGAAGCTCCTGACGCTCAAGGAACTTATCCAGGTTTACGTGGATCACCGCCTTGATGTGATTACGCGTTCCACGCAGTTTGACTTGAACAAGGCCGAAGCCCGCTTGCACATCATCGAAGGCCTGCGTATTGCAACGCAGAACATCGACGAAGTGGTGCAGATTAT
Protein-coding regions in this window:
- a CDS encoding TrmH family RNA methyltransferase, which produces MFSEKKFLATKETSKAKRMAELLRVIILQLGDDVPRAKREFETYAEWMKLPESERLTGKNQAQMIDLYKTFRTRAGLGFERDVYLEQEPGDREVANEAPLPFAVLVHNLRSAFNVGSIIRSTDCFGLEGVHLSGYSCGPDHVTVKSAARGCQEWIPIKRWESPFDCVKWHKENGYEIIALETGEDIPSINDVKWPEKGLIILGNEELGIAPELMAEATMKVTIPMAGRKASMNVAGAFAIMCFKIRSDNNSKQ
- a CDS encoding TIGR02171 family protein; this encodes MYIVNVKNIVCLLLVLFFCLWGMGCSNSESFSSAQENTMQDVLAQNGFVLVRASGNPVTLGTDDESASVKDRPSMVANFDYDFWMGKHEVTCGEMGLDCDDSLPATDVTYFDAVLYANKLSKAEGFDTAYTYSKATFDENGACTGLESLLFWSSKEAFRLPTEAEWAYAANQGWNPDGSWNSNNSGFKLHHVCSSYVNKLGLCDMAGNAKEWVEDALVPFVSMEILDYIGVQGNSLLDERVVKGGSYRDGPSDMKIFKRGDIYTVTSSSKADYIGFRLAFGAILNPGKLDNEGHMNSAAVSILAQSKDVNHFNAGLRSKLVFRNDVTHSLTYLYYPAVGAPITANLNFGISAYHPDISPDGNWLAFCTGLEGVSGQSKVYVYPLDGGDLVELNVEQAAIPRWRVLPGGDTVLVYVTNAGNNKIDSTFFASSTWQVKFANGKFGTSEKLFDGAYHGGVSENDELAVTGARLLRSRVKGEDGIWYNGEQACNVSLSRGGADRTLFLDFASKSGKAFVGSAYGVHERAFVADSDGKMVLSVAAPEGYAFDHTEWVLGSDSVFVATLTNANGAHKKVVLVNAYTGEILDLAEGDELWHPVMWRDIAGRDSLDPLLDLDSAGVYYTAGAPFFVLELRVQMENFWKMRDSVTAVALGSSRTMYGVHAPWVKSQKLLNMAFSSGDIYGIDYLARNYALQHLPKLKYLVLETSIDFLWVTEAASWQIVFASVPGYRYDESHDFWKDGVPKGLEKLVSGVPKPQSEMTSPAKLGEFLLPANGWGSPNVMHDTTFMRATDPIVVNNLEKYRNLVKLAKSQGVTVVFLIPPQNPEYAKTGSFGIYGALRSDVQKIIDELSSMGAVVFDENNMGKHAYTDDMAFNEDHLSKKGAERLSARLDSLFVDLQK
- the surE gene encoding 5'/3'-nucleotidase SurE, whose translation is MQDYPKTRVLIANDDGIQSGYMLALACALVPYADVCVFAPEVEQSGVGHAFTVRRGLSVKKVESAENSAIEAYSMSGTPADCVKFALGHFATHGLTTEGAGPGAFDVCFSGVNLGENSGVSSLYSGTVAGAREAALWGVPGIALSLRGTTANMLETAKEFAVKVVKNRLFERIPVGVFWNVNFPKATAETFKGFKATRMALGMFTDHYTHENGLWQLDGDKLWDEQPKDSDDYLLNQGYATITPHRIDQTDEESLEVINEMIEEN